From Nonomuraea helvata, a single genomic window includes:
- a CDS encoding glycoside hydrolase family 25 protein: MNRLLHGIDVSNWQGTVDWADHAEDGVSFAFAKATEGGDYTDKRFARNWNGMRESWLVCGAYHFARPQGDPVEQARHFLRTVRAAGGLQGAGDLVALDLETNDGLRPEQVARYARRWCHHIERHGGVRPFVYTFLSFARDGNCAGLGEYPLWIAAPERPRGRPITPRPWRDWTIHQYVHSPLDRNVFHGSRQELTKLGFHPR; this comes from the coding sequence GTGAACCGTTTGCTCCATGGCATAGATGTGTCCAACTGGCAGGGGACCGTCGACTGGGCCGATCACGCGGAGGACGGGGTGTCCTTCGCGTTCGCCAAGGCCACCGAGGGCGGCGACTACACCGACAAACGGTTCGCGCGTAACTGGAACGGCATGCGCGAGAGCTGGCTCGTCTGCGGCGCGTACCACTTCGCCAGGCCCCAGGGCGATCCGGTCGAACAGGCGCGGCACTTCCTCCGCACCGTCAGGGCGGCAGGCGGGCTGCAGGGGGCGGGCGACCTCGTCGCCCTCGACCTGGAGACCAACGACGGGCTCCGGCCCGAGCAGGTCGCCCGGTACGCGCGCCGCTGGTGCCACCACATCGAGCGGCACGGCGGCGTGCGGCCGTTCGTCTACACCTTCCTGTCGTTCGCGCGCGACGGGAACTGCGCGGGCCTGGGCGAATACCCGCTGTGGATCGCCGCTCCGGAGAGACCGCGCGGCCGGCCCATAACGCCGCGGCCCTGGCGAGACTGGACGATCCACCAATACGTCCACAGCCCGCTCGACCGCAATGTCTTCCACGGGAGCCGGCAGGAGCTGACAAAGCTGGGGTTTCACCCGCGATAG
- the pgsA gene encoding phosphatidylinositol phosphate synthase yields the protein MAYDRTAMLKLLRPAMTRILTPLGRALVGRGIGPNAVTAIGTLGTVVSALLFFPLGQLTWGALVITVFVLFDLLDGVVARLGGKGGTTWGAFLDSTLDRVADAAIFAGLILYFISRHDTLMAAVTLVCLIAGALVSYAKARAEGLGLTADVGLAERPERLVVALVAACFSGLGVPYILPVGMWLLAAASVITVAQRVVAVYQQTRRDER from the coding sequence ATGGCCTACGATCGGACGGCGATGCTCAAACTCCTGCGCCCGGCCATGACCCGGATACTCACCCCGCTGGGCAGGGCCCTCGTCGGCCGCGGGATCGGCCCGAACGCCGTCACGGCGATCGGCACCCTCGGCACGGTGGTGTCGGCCCTGCTCTTCTTCCCCCTGGGACAGCTGACCTGGGGCGCCCTCGTGATCACCGTTTTCGTGCTGTTCGACCTGCTCGACGGAGTGGTGGCGAGGCTCGGCGGGAAGGGCGGCACCACCTGGGGGGCGTTCCTCGACTCCACGCTCGACCGGGTGGCCGACGCGGCCATCTTCGCCGGGCTGATCCTCTACTTCATCTCCCGGCATGACACGCTGATGGCCGCGGTGACGCTGGTGTGCCTGATCGCGGGCGCCCTCGTCTCGTACGCCAAGGCCAGGGCGGAGGGGCTCGGGCTGACGGCCGACGTGGGGCTGGCCGAGCGGCCGGAGCGGCTGGTCGTGGCGCTCGTCGCGGCCTGTTTCTCCGGGCTCGGCGTTCCGTACATCCTGCCTGTGGGCATGTGGCTGCTCGCGGCGGCCAGCGTGATCACCGTGGCGCAGCGTGTGGTGGCGGTCTACCAGCAGACGAGGAGAGATGAGCGATAA
- a CDS encoding PIG-L deacetylase family protein gives MTDQLSPMPTDWQRALAIVAHPDDLEYGCAAAVASWTDEGREVAYVIVTRGEAGIDTLSPAEAGPLREREERASAAVVGVTSVEFLDHPDGVIEYGTALRKDIAAAIRRHRPELLITLNPDDTWGGGTYWNTPDHRAVGRAVLDAAGDAGNRWIFPDTEAEPWNGVRWVAVAGADSPTHAVDVTDGLERGVRSLMEHRAYIEALTDEDPETYARDLIEGFARRQAERFGGRPAITFRLFTR, from the coding sequence ATGACGGATCAGCTCTCCCCCATGCCTACCGACTGGCAGCGCGCACTGGCCATCGTCGCGCACCCCGACGACCTCGAGTACGGCTGCGCGGCGGCCGTGGCCTCCTGGACCGACGAGGGTCGTGAGGTCGCGTACGTGATCGTCACCAGGGGCGAGGCCGGCATCGACACGCTCTCCCCCGCCGAGGCCGGGCCGCTGCGCGAGAGGGAGGAGCGGGCCAGCGCGGCCGTCGTCGGAGTGACGAGCGTGGAGTTCCTCGACCATCCCGACGGAGTCATCGAATACGGCACCGCGCTCAGGAAGGACATCGCCGCCGCCATCCGCAGGCACCGGCCCGAGCTGTTGATCACCCTGAACCCGGACGACACGTGGGGCGGCGGAACGTACTGGAACACGCCGGACCACCGAGCCGTCGGCAGGGCCGTGCTGGACGCCGCCGGAGACGCGGGTAATAGGTGGATATTTCCGGACACGGAGGCCGAGCCCTGGAACGGCGTCCGCTGGGTCGCCGTCGCGGGCGCCGACTCCCCCACCCACGCCGTCGACGTCACCGACGGCCTGGAGCGCGGCGTGCGCTCGCTCATGGAGCACCGCGCCTACATCGAGGCGCTCACCGATGAGGACCCCGAGACGTACGCCCGCGACCTGATCGAGGGCTTCGCCCGCCGGCAGGCCGAGCGCTTCGGCGGCCGCCCCGCCATTACCTTCCGCCTGTTCACCCGCTGA
- the thrS gene encoding threonine--tRNA ligase encodes MSAELHITLAGAERVVAAGTTAGEALEADGRTVIAARVNGEARDLAHPLSEGDVVEPIDISSEEGRAIVRHSTAHVMAQAVQELFPEAKLGIGPPVDNGFYYDFDVAQAFHPDDLKRIEKRMREIVKQGQLFSRRPVSDDEAREELAAEPYKLELIGLKGGAADEESVEVGAGQLTIYDNLDPKSGELQWKDLCRGPHVPSTRSIPAFKLMRSGGAYWRGSEKNPQLQRIYGTAWESRDKQDEYLKLLEEAEKRDHRKLGAELDLFSFPPELGSGLPIFHPKGGIIRKEMEDYMRRRQAEAGYEFVNTPHITKSSLFETSGHLPWYADDMFPAFELEGIEYRVKPMNCPMHNLIFRARGRSYRELPLRLCEFGSVYRYEKSGVVHGLTRVRGMTQDDAHIYTTREQMADEIKSLLRFVLSVLRDFGLEDFYLELSTRDDSDKFIGDPAEWEEATQALHQVATESGLELVDDPGGAAFYGPKISVQAKDAIGRTWQLSTIQLDLNQPKRFGLEYQAADGSRQTPVMIHRALFGSVERFLGVLTEHYAGAFPAWLAPVQVTAIPIADAHIPYLQDVAKKLRERGIRIEVDASDDRMQKKIRNAQKAKVPYMLLAGDEDIANGAVSFRYRSGEQKNGVAIDEAIAEIVSAVERRVQV; translated from the coding sequence GTGTCAGCCGAGCTACACATCACCCTCGCCGGAGCCGAGCGTGTGGTGGCGGCCGGCACGACGGCCGGCGAGGCACTCGAAGCCGACGGCCGCACGGTCATCGCGGCCAGGGTCAACGGTGAGGCGCGCGACCTGGCCCACCCGCTGTCCGAGGGTGACGTGGTCGAGCCGATCGACATCTCCAGCGAGGAAGGCCGGGCGATCGTCCGCCACTCCACCGCCCACGTCATGGCGCAGGCGGTGCAGGAGCTGTTCCCCGAGGCCAAGCTGGGCATCGGGCCGCCCGTGGACAACGGGTTCTACTACGACTTCGACGTCGCCCAGGCGTTCCACCCGGACGATCTCAAGCGCATCGAGAAGCGGATGCGGGAGATCGTCAAGCAGGGGCAGCTGTTCTCCCGCCGGCCCGTGTCCGACGACGAGGCGCGCGAGGAGCTGGCGGCTGAGCCGTACAAGCTGGAGTTGATCGGGCTCAAGGGCGGCGCCGCCGACGAAGAGTCGGTCGAGGTGGGGGCCGGGCAGCTCACCATCTACGACAACCTCGACCCCAAGAGCGGCGAGCTGCAGTGGAAGGACCTGTGCCGCGGCCCGCACGTGCCGTCCACCAGGTCGATCCCGGCGTTCAAGCTCATGCGCTCGGGCGGCGCCTACTGGCGCGGCAGCGAGAAGAACCCGCAGCTCCAGCGCATCTACGGCACCGCCTGGGAGTCCCGCGACAAGCAGGACGAATACCTCAAGCTGCTGGAGGAGGCCGAGAAGCGCGACCACCGCAAGCTGGGCGCGGAGCTCGACCTGTTCAGCTTCCCGCCGGAGCTGGGCAGCGGCCTGCCGATCTTCCATCCCAAGGGCGGGATCATCCGCAAGGAGATGGAAGACTACATGCGCCGGCGGCAGGCGGAGGCGGGCTACGAGTTCGTCAACACGCCGCACATCACCAAGTCGTCGCTGTTCGAGACCTCGGGGCACCTGCCCTGGTACGCCGACGACATGTTCCCGGCCTTCGAGCTGGAGGGCATCGAATACCGCGTCAAGCCGATGAACTGCCCGATGCACAACCTGATCTTCAGGGCGCGCGGGCGGTCCTACCGCGAGCTGCCGCTGCGGCTGTGCGAGTTCGGCTCGGTCTACCGGTACGAGAAGTCCGGTGTGGTGCATGGGCTCACCCGGGTGCGCGGCATGACGCAGGACGACGCGCACATCTACACCACCAGGGAGCAGATGGCCGATGAGATCAAGTCGCTGCTGAGGTTCGTGCTCAGCGTGCTGCGTGACTTCGGCCTGGAGGACTTCTACCTCGAGCTGTCCACCCGCGACGACTCCGACAAGTTCATCGGCGACCCGGCCGAGTGGGAGGAGGCCACCCAGGCGCTGCACCAGGTGGCCACCGAGTCGGGGCTGGAGCTGGTCGACGACCCGGGCGGCGCGGCGTTCTACGGGCCGAAGATCTCCGTGCAGGCCAAGGACGCGATCGGCCGCACGTGGCAGCTGTCCACCATCCAGCTCGACCTCAACCAGCCCAAGCGCTTCGGGCTGGAATACCAGGCGGCGGACGGCAGCCGACAGACCCCGGTCATGATCCACCGGGCGCTGTTCGGCTCGGTCGAGCGGTTCCTCGGCGTGCTCACCGAGCACTACGCGGGCGCCTTCCCGGCCTGGCTCGCGCCGGTGCAGGTGACGGCCATCCCGATCGCCGACGCGCACATCCCGTACCTGCAGGACGTGGCCAAGAAGCTGCGGGAGCGCGGGATCCGGATCGAGGTGGACGCCTCCGACGACCGGATGCAGAAGAAGATCCGCAACGCGCAGAAGGCCAAGGTCCCGTACATGCTGCTGGCCGGCGACGAGGACATCGCCAACGGCGCCGTGTCGTTCCGTTACCGGAGCGGGGAGCAGAAGAACGGCGTCGCGATCGACGAGGCCATCGCCGAGATTGTCAGCGCTGTGGAGCGTCGGGTCCAGGTCTGA
- a CDS encoding glycoside hydrolase family 10 protein has product MRTGRPLLAAAALAVVTTAAAYVFGPGAGESPAASKKKTAVAAAPVAACKADARYPKRQLRGLWIATTTNLDWPSKPGLSPDRQRAEYVKILDAAAKRNFNAVFVQVRPASDAVYKSSLEPWTQYLTGKAGKDPGWDPLPFLIDEAHKRGMEFHAWFNPYRASYGDDPAKLPANHPARRHPDWTVKYGGRLYYNPGLPAVRDHVTKVITDVVSRYDVDGVHFDDYFYPYPEPGQTFDDSAAFAKYADGKKLAAWRRENVNKLVAQADKAVHATKDYVKFGISPFGIWRNKSNDPTGSDTSGMSAYDSIYADARAWIKAGTVDYVLPQLYWPRGHKLADYDTLVSWWSKEVKDTDVQLYIGEGLYRVGAKDDRAWTKPGELAAEVGSNREHKQVKGDVYFSAANLLANPLGAIDRVAKTYYARPALLPLIEDRGGDAPAPPAGVKASGSQLSWTPSQGARAYAVYQVPKSGKDCHSTDARNLVAIVTSPSFTAKSEGTYLITALDRLQHESKGVKAKVEAV; this is encoded by the coding sequence ATGCGAACTGGACGCCCACTTCTGGCCGCTGCTGCCCTCGCGGTCGTCACCACCGCCGCCGCATATGTCTTCGGCCCCGGAGCCGGGGAGAGCCCAGCAGCGAGCAAGAAGAAGACGGCCGTCGCCGCCGCCCCGGTCGCGGCCTGCAAGGCCGACGCCCGCTATCCCAAGCGCCAGCTGCGCGGGTTGTGGATCGCCACGACCACCAACCTCGACTGGCCCTCCAAGCCCGGGCTCTCGCCCGACCGGCAGCGGGCCGAGTACGTCAAGATCCTGGACGCCGCGGCCAAGCGCAACTTCAACGCGGTCTTCGTCCAGGTACGACCCGCCTCCGACGCGGTCTACAAGTCGTCGCTGGAGCCGTGGACGCAGTACCTGACGGGCAAGGCGGGCAAGGACCCGGGGTGGGATCCGCTGCCGTTCCTCATCGACGAGGCGCACAAGCGGGGCATGGAGTTCCACGCCTGGTTCAACCCGTACCGCGCCTCCTACGGCGACGACCCCGCCAAGCTGCCCGCCAACCACCCGGCGCGCCGGCATCCGGACTGGACGGTCAAGTACGGCGGCCGCCTCTACTACAACCCGGGCCTGCCCGCCGTCCGCGACCACGTGACCAAGGTCATCACCGACGTGGTGTCCCGGTACGACGTGGACGGGGTGCACTTCGACGACTACTTCTACCCGTACCCGGAGCCGGGGCAGACGTTCGACGACTCGGCGGCGTTCGCGAAGTACGCCGACGGCAAGAAGCTGGCCGCCTGGCGGCGCGAGAACGTCAACAAGCTCGTCGCCCAGGCGGACAAGGCCGTCCACGCCACCAAGGACTACGTCAAGTTCGGCATCAGCCCCTTCGGGATCTGGCGCAACAAGTCGAACGATCCGACCGGCTCCGACACTTCGGGCATGTCCGCGTACGACTCGATTTATGCGGACGCGCGCGCCTGGATCAAGGCGGGCACCGTCGACTACGTGCTGCCCCAGCTCTACTGGCCGCGCGGCCACAAGCTGGCCGACTACGACACGCTGGTCTCCTGGTGGTCCAAGGAGGTCAAGGACACGGACGTGCAGCTGTACATCGGCGAGGGGCTCTACCGGGTCGGCGCCAAGGACGACCGGGCCTGGACGAAGCCGGGCGAGCTGGCCGCCGAAGTGGGCTCGAACCGGGAGCACAAGCAGGTCAAGGGCGACGTCTACTTCAGCGCCGCCAACCTGCTCGCGAACCCTCTGGGCGCGATCGACCGCGTCGCCAAGACCTACTACGCCCGTCCCGCCCTGCTGCCCCTGATCGAGGACCGCGGCGGCGACGCCCCGGCCCCGCCCGCCGGGGTGAAGGCCTCCGGCTCCCAGCTGTCGTGGACGCCTTCCCAGGGGGCCCGGGCGTACGCGGTGTACCAGGTGCCGAAGTCCGGCAAGGACTGCCACAGCACGGACGCCCGCAACCTGGTGGCCATCGTCACCAGCCCGTCGTTCACGGCCAAGTCGGAGGGCACCTACCTGATCACGGCGCTTGACCGGCTCCAGCACGAGAGCAAGGGGGTCAAGGCGAAGGTGGAGGCCGTCTGA
- a CDS encoding HIT family protein, producing the protein MHDQAGAGAPDNFQRLWTPHRMAYIKGENKPTGNGPEDGCPFDAIPKMSDEDGLIVARGETVYAVLNLYPYNSGHLMVVPYRHVSDYDELVAAELVELGEFTQKSLRALRKASGAQGFNVGMNLGHVAGAGIAAHLHQHVVPRWGGDTNFMPVVAQTKVLPQLLRDTRQLLADAWD; encoded by the coding sequence ATGCACGATCAGGCAGGGGCCGGGGCCCCCGACAACTTCCAGCGTCTGTGGACCCCGCATCGCATGGCCTACATCAAGGGCGAGAACAAACCGACGGGCAACGGCCCCGAGGACGGCTGCCCGTTCGACGCGATCCCCAAGATGAGCGACGAGGACGGCCTGATCGTCGCCAGGGGTGAGACGGTCTACGCCGTGCTCAACCTCTACCCGTACAACTCCGGCCACCTGATGGTGGTCCCCTACCGGCACGTGTCCGACTACGACGAGCTGGTGGCGGCCGAGCTGGTGGAGCTGGGCGAGTTCACGCAGAAGTCGCTGCGCGCGCTGCGCAAGGCCAGCGGGGCGCAGGGCTTCAACGTCGGCATGAACCTCGGCCACGTCGCCGGGGCGGGCATCGCCGCGCACCTGCACCAGCACGTGGTGCCCAGGTGGGGCGGCGACACGAACTTCATGCCGGTCGTCGCCCAGACCAAGGTCCTGCCGCAGCTGCTCCGCGACACCCGCCAACTGCTCGCCGACGCCTGGGACTGA
- the pgm gene encoding phosphoglucomutase (alpha-D-glucose-1,6-bisphosphate-dependent) has translation MTHERAGQPAQPADLVDVARLVTSYYALHPDPGDAGQRVAFGTSGHRGSSLKTAFNEDHILATTQAICEYRRSKGTDGPLFLGIDTHALSEPARVSALEVLVANGVEVLIDTRDGYTPTPAVSHAILRHNQGRTTGLADGVVITPSHNPPGDGGFKYNPPHGGPADTDATTWIQDRANRLLASGLESVLRVSYTKAVGAAGRYDFLGMYVDDLPSVLDLDAIRAAGVRIGADPLGGASVAYWGEIAERHRIDLTVVNPLVDPTWRFMTLDWDGKIRMDCSSPYAMASLIANRDKYDISTGNDADADRHGVVTPDGGLLNPNHYLAVAISYLYTHRDGWPADAGVGKTMVSSQIIDRVAASLGRRLYEVPVGFKWFVPGLLDGSLGFGGEESAGASFLRRDGSVWSTDKDGIILALLASEILAVTGKSPSAHYRELVERFGEPAYARVDAPATREEKAVLGKLSAKQVTASSLAGEPITAVQTAAPGNGAELGGVKVSTENAWFAARPSGTEDVYKIYAESFRGPDHLVKVQEEARSLVSAALS, from the coding sequence ATGACGCACGAACGCGCAGGACAGCCAGCCCAGCCCGCCGACCTCGTCGACGTCGCCAGGCTCGTGACGTCTTATTACGCCCTGCATCCCGACCCCGGCGACGCGGGGCAGCGGGTGGCGTTCGGCACGTCGGGCCACCGGGGGTCGTCACTGAAGACGGCGTTCAACGAGGACCACATCCTGGCGACCACGCAGGCCATCTGCGAGTACCGGCGGTCGAAGGGGACCGACGGGCCGCTGTTCCTCGGCATCGACACGCACGCGCTCTCCGAGCCCGCGCGGGTGTCGGCGCTGGAGGTGCTCGTGGCCAACGGGGTCGAGGTGCTGATCGACACGCGCGACGGCTACACGCCGACCCCGGCCGTCTCGCACGCCATCCTGCGGCACAACCAGGGGCGGACCACCGGGTTGGCGGACGGCGTCGTGATCACGCCATCGCACAATCCGCCCGGTGACGGCGGCTTCAAGTACAACCCGCCGCACGGGGGGCCCGCCGACACCGACGCGACCACGTGGATCCAGGACCGCGCCAACCGGCTGCTGGCGAGCGGGCTGGAGAGCGTGCTGCGGGTCTCGTACACCAAGGCCGTGGGCGCGGCGGGACGTTACGACTTCCTCGGGATGTACGTGGACGACCTGCCGTCCGTGCTCGACCTGGACGCGATCCGGGCGGCCGGGGTGCGGATCGGGGCCGATCCCCTGGGCGGGGCCAGCGTGGCGTACTGGGGGGAGATCGCCGAACGGCACCGGATCGATCTGACCGTGGTCAATCCGCTGGTGGATCCGACGTGGCGGTTCATGACGCTCGACTGGGACGGCAAGATCCGGATGGACTGCTCGTCGCCGTACGCGATGGCCTCCTTGATCGCCAACCGAGACAAATACGATATTTCCACCGGAAACGACGCCGACGCGGACCGGCACGGCGTCGTCACCCCCGACGGCGGCCTGCTGAACCCCAACCACTACCTGGCCGTCGCCATCTCCTACCTCTACACGCACCGCGACGGCTGGCCCGCCGACGCCGGGGTGGGCAAGACCATGGTCAGCAGCCAGATCATCGACCGGGTCGCGGCCTCTCTGGGGCGGCGGCTCTACGAGGTGCCGGTCGGCTTCAAGTGGTTCGTCCCGGGGCTGCTGGACGGGTCGCTGGGCTTCGGGGGCGAGGAGAGCGCGGGCGCGTCCTTCCTGCGGCGGGACGGGTCCGTGTGGTCGACCGACAAGGACGGGATCATCCTGGCGCTGCTGGCCTCGGAGATCCTCGCCGTCACGGGCAAGTCGCCGAGCGCGCACTACCGTGAGCTGGTCGAGCGGTTCGGGGAGCCCGCGTACGCCCGGGTGGACGCCCCGGCGACGCGCGAGGAGAAGGCGGTGCTCGGGAAGCTGTCGGCGAAGCAGGTGACGGCGTCGTCGCTGGCGGGCGAGCCGATCACGGCCGTGCAGACCGCCGCGCCCGGCAACGGGGCGGAGCTGGGCGGGGTGAAGGTCTCGACGGAGAACGCCTGGTTCGCGGCGCGGCCTTCGGGGACGGAGGACGTCTACAAGATCTACGCCGAGTCGTTCCGGGGCCCCGACCACCTGGTCAAAGTCCAGGAGGAGGCCCGCTCCCTGGTCTCCGCCGCCCTGAGCTGA
- a CDS encoding TIGR03564 family F420-dependent LLM class oxidoreductase — translation MRFGYYLTEPKGPDPIGGLRDQIAQAAQDGFASAWLSNIFGLDALTALAAAGSQVPGIELGTAVVPTYPRHPAVLAQQAMTANAALGGRLALGIGLSHQLVIEGMYGYSYERPYRHMKEYLDILLPARRGEHVKYDGETLKADLQLTTPGAGFPVLLAALGPRMLKLAGTVADGTVLWMTGPRTVAEHVAPTINAAAAEAGREAPRIVCALPICVTDDPAAAVDRANEIFAIYGQLPSYRAMLDKEGAATPGDIAIVGDEDTVLAKIDQLRQAGVTDFVGSVFAAKDRTRNLLIGAAKG, via the coding sequence ATGAGATTCGGCTACTACCTGACCGAGCCGAAAGGGCCAGACCCGATCGGCGGGCTGCGCGACCAGATCGCCCAGGCGGCGCAGGACGGCTTCGCCTCCGCCTGGCTCTCCAACATCTTCGGCTTGGACGCGCTGACCGCCCTGGCCGCCGCCGGGAGCCAGGTGCCCGGCATCGAGCTCGGCACCGCCGTCGTGCCCACCTACCCGCGCCATCCGGCCGTTCTGGCCCAGCAGGCCATGACCGCCAACGCCGCACTCGGCGGGCGTCTCGCGCTGGGCATCGGCCTGTCACACCAGCTGGTCATCGAGGGCATGTACGGCTACAGCTATGAGCGCCCCTACCGGCACATGAAGGAGTACCTCGACATCCTGCTCCCGGCCCGCAGGGGCGAGCACGTCAAGTACGACGGCGAGACGCTCAAGGCCGACCTCCAGCTCACGACGCCGGGCGCCGGCTTCCCCGTGCTGCTCGCCGCGCTCGGCCCGCGCATGCTCAAGCTCGCGGGCACCGTGGCCGACGGCACCGTCCTCTGGATGACCGGCCCCAGGACGGTCGCCGAGCACGTCGCGCCCACCATCAACGCGGCCGCCGCCGAGGCGGGCCGGGAGGCGCCCAGGATCGTCTGCGCGCTGCCGATCTGCGTCACCGACGACCCCGCCGCCGCCGTCGATCGCGCGAACGAGATCTTCGCCATCTACGGACAGCTCCCCTCCTACCGTGCGATGCTCGACAAGGAGGGCGCGGCCACCCCGGGTGACATCGCGATCGTCGGCGACGAGGACACCGTGCTGGCCAAGATCGACCAGCTGCGGCAGGCCGGCGTGACCGACTTCGTGGGGTCGGTGTTCGCGGCCAAGGACCGCACGCGAAACCTCCTGATCGGCGCGGCAAAGGGCTGA
- a CDS encoding elongation factor G-like protein EF-G2: MAERNPGAVGAAGRAPAADRAEAIRNVVLVGHSGAGKTTLVEQLLTATGTIQRPGRVEDGNTVSDFDEVEVRQQRSVNLSVAPLVHNGIKVNLIDTPGYADFVGDLRAGLRAADAALFVVSAAEGIDGLTQMLWEECAQVGMPRAVVITKIDHQRADFDEVLTTCQDVFGDGVAPLYLPVITNGNVNGLIGLLSEKFYNYATGTRTEKEPGADYAAQIEERRGELIEGIIQESEDESLMERYLGGEHLDTKVLVADLEKAVARGSFYPVLCSGLGVGAEELLEIVTQGFPSPLEHPMPEITDLSGKPVKYITCDADGPLVAEVVKTTSDPYVGRISLVRVFSGTLRPDMTVHVSGHGLADRGHEDHDVDERIGTLTSPLGKQQRPAAKGVAGDIVAVAKLSRAETGDTLSDADHPLLMTSWAMPDPLLPVAIRARSKADEDKLAQALGRLVAEDPTLRLENNAETKQLVLWCMGEAHTDVLLDRLAKRYGVEVERVELRVPLRETFGGKCQAMGRNVKQTGGHGQYAICHLEVEPLPSGAGFEFVDKIVGGVVPRQFIPSVEKGVRAQMERGVVAGYPMVDVRVTLYDGKAHSVDSSDMAFQIAGQLALKEAASKVPTLLLEPVDELSVLVADDYVGSVMSDLSSRRGRVLGTEPVGTGRTLVKAEVPELEITRYAIDLRSMSHGTGTFQRTFLRYEPLPPNLASKLASAGE, encoded by the coding sequence GTGGCAGAACGGAACCCAGGCGCCGTGGGAGCCGCGGGCAGGGCACCCGCGGCCGACAGGGCGGAAGCGATACGCAATGTCGTACTGGTCGGCCACTCAGGAGCGGGTAAGACGACCCTCGTCGAGCAGCTGCTGACCGCGACGGGCACCATCCAGCGCCCGGGACGCGTGGAGGACGGCAACACGGTCAGCGACTTCGACGAGGTCGAGGTGCGGCAGCAGCGGTCGGTGAACCTCTCCGTGGCGCCGCTGGTCCACAACGGCATCAAGGTCAACCTGATCGACACCCCGGGATACGCCGACTTCGTGGGCGACCTGCGCGCCGGACTGCGCGCGGCGGACGCCGCCCTGTTCGTGGTGTCGGCCGCGGAGGGTATCGACGGGCTGACGCAGATGCTGTGGGAGGAGTGCGCCCAGGTCGGCATGCCGCGGGCGGTCGTGATCACCAAGATCGACCACCAGCGGGCCGACTTCGACGAGGTGCTCACCACCTGCCAGGACGTTTTCGGCGACGGCGTCGCGCCGCTCTACCTCCCGGTGATCACCAATGGCAACGTCAACGGGCTGATCGGGCTGCTGTCCGAGAAGTTCTACAACTACGCCACGGGCACGCGTACGGAGAAGGAGCCCGGCGCGGACTACGCGGCGCAGATCGAGGAGCGCCGCGGCGAGCTGATCGAGGGGATCATCCAGGAGAGCGAGGACGAATCGCTCATGGAGCGGTACCTCGGCGGCGAGCACCTCGACACCAAGGTCCTCGTGGCCGACCTGGAGAAGGCCGTCGCGCGCGGCAGCTTCTACCCGGTGCTGTGCAGCGGGCTCGGCGTCGGCGCCGAGGAGCTGCTGGAGATCGTGACGCAGGGCTTCCCGTCGCCTCTCGAACATCCCATGCCCGAGATCACCGACCTGTCCGGCAAGCCGGTCAAGTACATCACGTGCGACGCGGACGGCCCGCTCGTGGCCGAGGTCGTCAAGACCACCAGCGACCCGTACGTGGGCCGCATCAGCCTCGTACGCGTCTTCTCCGGCACGCTGCGCCCCGACATGACCGTGCACGTGTCCGGCCACGGCCTGGCCGACCGCGGGCACGAGGACCACGACGTGGACGAGCGCATCGGCACGCTGACCAGCCCGCTGGGCAAGCAGCAGCGCCCGGCGGCCAAGGGCGTCGCGGGCGACATCGTGGCGGTGGCCAAGCTGTCGCGGGCCGAGACCGGGGACACGCTGTCCGACGCCGACCACCCGCTGCTGATGACCTCGTGGGCCATGCCCGACCCGCTGCTGCCGGTGGCGATCAGGGCCAGGTCGAAGGCCGACGAGGACAAGCTCGCGCAGGCCCTCGGCAGACTGGTGGCCGAGGACCCGACGCTGCGCCTGGAGAACAACGCCGAGACCAAGCAGCTCGTGCTCTGGTGCATGGGCGAGGCGCACACCGACGTGCTGCTCGACCGCCTGGCCAAGCGCTACGGCGTCGAGGTGGAGCGGGTCGAGCTGCGGGTGCCGCTGCGCGAGACGTTCGGCGGCAAATGCCAGGCGATGGGCCGCAACGTCAAGCAGACCGGCGGCCACGGCCAGTACGCGATCTGCCATCTCGAGGTCGAGCCGCTGCCGTCGGGCGCCGGGTTCGAGTTCGTGGACAAGATCGTCGGTGGCGTGGTGCCGCGGCAGTTCATCCCGTCGGTGGAGAAGGGCGTGCGGGCCCAGATGGAGCGGGGCGTCGTGGCCGGCTACCCGATGGTGGACGTGCGCGTCACCCTGTACGACGGCAAGGCCCACTCGGTCGACTCGTCCGACATGGCCTTCCAGATCGCCGGCCAGCTCGCGCTCAAGGAGGCGGCGTCGAAGGTGCCGACACTGCTGCTGGAGCCGGTGGACGAGCTGTCGGTGCTGGTGGCCGACGACTACGTGGGGTCGGTGATGTCCGACCTGTCGTCGCGGCGCGGCCGGGTGCTCGGCACCGAGCCCGTCGGCACCGGGCGCACGCTGGTCAAGGCGGAGGTACCCGAGCTGGAGATCACGCGGTACGCCATCGACCTGCGATCCATGTCACACGGCACGGGGACGTTCCAGCGGACGTTCCTGCGCTACGAGCCGCTGCCGCCCAACCTCGCGAGCAAGCTGGCATCCGCCGGGGAGTAG